The segment CAATATCGCGCTGCAGGGCCGGATGGGTGATCTCACCCACGTACTCGAAGAGACGATCATCGGGCACAAAGTCGTCAAGCTCTTTGGCGGCGAAAACTACGAGCAGCAACGCCACGATATCATCGCCAACGGCTTGCGCCAGCTCAATGTCAAGGTGGTCGCCACATCGGCGTTTCTGGTGCCGACGGTACAGTTGGCAGCCGTGGTCGCGTTAGCCCTCATAGTCTATATCGCCTCGTATCAGGCTGCGCAGAATCACTTCACCGCCGGCGAGTTCGTTTCCTATTTCGTCGCCACAGGCTTGCTGTTCCGGCCGCTCAAACGTCTGACGAAGGTAAACGAGAACCTGCAACGCGGACTCGCCGCTGCGGGCAGTGTCTTCGCGCTTATCGACGAACCACCGGAACCCCGGAACGGTACAGTGGAAATATCACACCTGCGGGGCGAAATCCGTTTCCAGCAGCTTTCGTTTGCCTACCAGGACGATGCGCCTGTACTGCGCGAACTTGACCTGGTGATCGAACCGGGCGAGACCATCGCACTCGTCGGCGCATCCGGCAGCGGTAAAACGACACTGATGAACCTCATACCGCGCTTTATTCATCCCACCCAGGGCCGATTGCTCATCGACGGCGTCGATATCGAAGAGTTCGATGTGCGCAACCTGCGCTCACACATCTCGCTGGTCAGTCAGGAGGTTGTGCTGTTTAACGATACGGTACGCGCCAACATCGCCTACGGCGCGCTCAACCAGGCCAGCGAGGAACAGATCCTCGAAGCCGCGCGAGCGGCTCATGTCCTGGAGTTCGTGGAACGCATGCCACAGGGTCTCGACACCCTGATAGGAGAAAGCGGCCTGAAATTATCGGGAGGGCAGCGCCAGCGGTTGGCGATCGCCCGCGCCATCCTCAAAGATGCGCCCATACTGCTTTTGGATGAGGCGACCTCCGCGCTCGATAGCCATTCCGAACGTCATATTCAGGAAGCGGTCGAGCGGCTGCGCAGCGGGCGCACCACTCTGGTCATCGCCCACCGGCTCTCGACCATCGAGCATGCGGATCGCATCGTAATGATGGAGCATGGACGAATCGTCGAGACGGGCAGCCACAGTGAGTTGCTTGCAAAAAAAGGTCGCTACCGGGAACTCCATCGCTTGCAGCTCAGCACCGTGAACAGCGCCGCCGCCGAAACCCAGGAAACGCCGTAGCCGCTTTACTCAACCCTCGATCGTGGACTGCTCGCCCTTGCCAGCAGATCGACAAATCGCTTACAGAGCAGCCCGACCGTTGAGCCAATCGAGGTAGATTTTTGCACCCTCCGCGACATTGCGGAAGGGTGCCTGGTAGCCGCATTCGCGTAAGCGGGTCAACTCGGCCTCGGTAAAGCTCTGGTAACGGCCTTTGAGATGATCCGGGAAGGAGATGTACTCCAACTCGCCACGCTCGTGCCAGTCGATTACCGCCCGGGCAACGTCGTTGAAGGTCTGACTGCGTCCAGTGCCGACATTGTAGATTCCCGACTTGTCCGGATTGTCGAAAAACCACAGATTGACATCCACCGCATCGCCGACATAGACAAAATCCCGCCGCTGCTCCCCATTGCCGTAGCCGTCCGACCCTTCGAACAGCCGTGCTTTGCCTTCCGCCAATACCTGATTGTTGAAATGAAAGGCGACGCTCGCCATGCCGCCTTTGTGGCTCTCGCGCGGGCCATAGACATTGAAATAGCGAAATCCCGCGATTTGGCTGCGCGCCTCTGGCAGCAGCCGTCGTACGTACTGATCGAACAATAGCTTCGAATAACCGTAGACGTTCAGCGGCGCCTCATACTCCGGCGCTTCACGGAAAGTGTCACTCCCCCCGTACACCGCGGCACTCGACGCGTAGAGGTAAGAAGCTTCCCGCTCCAGGCAGTAGTGCAGCAACAGTTTCGAATACTCGAAGTTGTTACGCATCATGTAACGCCCGTTCCATTCGGTGGTCGCAGAGCAGGCGCCCTCATGGAAGATTGCCTCGATCGGCGCGGCAAAGCCCTCTCCCGATACGATGCGGGCGAGAAAATCCTCTTTGTCCTGATAATCCCAGATCGCGCAATCGGTGAGATTGTGAAATTTGATGCCCTCTTCCAGATCGTCGACAACCAGAATGTCATCACGCCCCCGTGCGTTGAGCGCTTTGACGATATTACTACCGATGAATCCTGCACCGCCGGTAACGACAATCACGATTTCTCCTCCCCGGCCTTTTCACCAAACAGGAACTCGTCCACCAGTGCACAGACGATATGGCCAATCACTATGTGTGCTTCCTGTATCCTGGGGGTGTCTGTCGAAGGCACATCCAGCAACAGGTCGCACCGCGCCGCCATCTTGCCACCACCGGCGCCGGTCAGTCCGACGGTAGAAACACCCATTTCGCGGCAGGCATCGAGTGCCTTCAAGACATTGGCGGAGTTGCCGGAGGTCGAAATGCCGATGAAGACATCCCCGGGTCTCGCCAGCCCCAGCACCTGCCTTGCAAAGATCTCCTCGAACCCATAGTCGTTACCAACCGCCGTGAGCAGCGAAGTGTCGGTCGTCAGGGCCATCGCGGGCAGCGGGCGGCGCTCTCTTTTGAAACGGCCCACCCACTCCGCGGCGATGTGCTGCGCATCCGCCGCGCTGCCGCCATTGCCGGCAAGCATCACTTTACCCCCGCCCTCCAGGGCACGCGCGCAGCGTTGTGCGATATCCGCAATGCGAGTGACCGACACGGGATTAGCCGCAATCTGGCGCTTTACATCGAGCGACGCCTCGATTTCGGCCGTTATGAAATCAGTCGGATTCACGCGAGTCATCCCCGGAGAGTCACTCTTTGGTGATCGTTTCGATGATGCGGGTGGTCGAACACCCCGCGCGAAAGGCGAGCACCACCACCTCGCCGCCATTGGCCTTGACGCAATCGTGGCCGGCAATCTGCTCGGGACGGTAATCGCCGCCCTTAACCAGGATATCAGGCATTACCGCACAGATGAGGCACTCGGGCGTATCCTCGGTAAACGGGACCACCCAATCGACGCTGCCAAGTCCGGCCAGCACCTCCATCCGCTCCTGCAGATGATTCACTGGCCGGGTCGCGCCCTTGAGGCGGCGCACGGAATCATCGTCGTTGACGGCCACGATGAGGCGGTCGCCCAGACGCCGCGCCTGGTTGAGGTAGGCCACATGGCCGGCGTGCAGAATATCGAAACAACCATTGGTCATGACGATGCGTTCACCGTGCGCGCGGGCGATACCCACCAGCTCGAGCAGCTGCCCTTCGCTGACGATGTTCTGCTCCACCTCGTCGAGTTGGTGCAGCGCCCGCTGCAATTCCGGGACACTGACCGCGGCGGTACCCAACTTAGCCACCACGATCCCTGCCGCCAGGTTGGACAGCGCCGTGGCCTGTTCCAGAGACTGGCCCGCGGCCAGCGCGGCCGCCAGTACGGAGATCACCGTATCGCCCGCGCCGGTGACATCGAACACCTCGCGGGCATGGGTCGGCAGATGCAGCGGCTCGGAATCGGGTTTGATCAGCGTCATGCCCTGCTCGCCACGTGTTACCAGCAAGGCGTCGAGCCCGAGTTGCGTGATCAACCCCAGGCCCTTTTTCACGATCTCAGCCTGATCGGTGCAGACGCCGACGACCGCTTCGAACTCGGCAAGATTGGGAGTAATCAGCGTGGCCCCACGATAGTGTGAAAAATCGCTCCCTTTGGGATCGACCAGAACAGGTTTGCCTGCCGCCCGCGCCGTGCTGATCAACTGCTGCGTGTGCTGCAGCGTGCCCTTGCCGTAGTCGGAGATGATCACCGCTCCGGTAGCGGCAACGGCGACGTTGAATGCATCAACCACCCCCGAGTCGTCGCAGCCGAAAAAGCTGTCTTCGAAATCGACGCGAATGAGTTGTTGATGACGACTGATAACCCGAAGCTTGGTGATGGTCGGCTTGTCGTCCTGAACCACAAGCCGGCACCGGACACCCATATCGCCCAGCAGTCGCCCCAGCCTGTCGCCGGCTTCGTCCCCGCCAACCAGACCCACCACGGTGGCACGGCCGCCGAGCGCGGCGACATTGAGTGCAACGTTACCGGCACCACCCGGTCGCTCCTCGGATTCACGCACCTGAACCACGGGAACGGGTGCTTCGGGGGAGATGCGCGACGTGGGGCCGTGCCAATAGCGGTCGAGCATCATATCGCCGACGATAAGAACATCGCTAAGGGCAAATTCAGGAACGTTGGTTTTCATCTTGCTGCGAGCTGAGGCGTAGCACTTGGCGCCCGATAATAGCACAGCGCAAAAGCCGAAGTACCGGCGATGGTTCTTGGGAGTGGAGTCATTATAATCGCACCATGCGAGTCTTATTCTATGACGCCCTGACCAGTTTCGCCTACGATGCAGAGCTGATGGCCCAAAGGGGAATCGGAGGCACGGAATCCACTGTGGTGCGGATAGCGGAGGGTCTTTCCACCGCCCACGAAGTCGTGGTTGCCCAACGGGCGCGCATACTGCCGGTTTCCCCCCATCCAGGCCTGCGTTATGTGCCCCTGGAGGAACCGGATCCGTTCTGCGGTCCACCCCCCGACTGGGTCATTGTCTTGCGCAAGCACAAGCTTGTACCCAAGCTGCGCGCGCGCTTCCCTTTAGCAGCCATGGTCTCCTGGATCCACAATTGGCAAAGAGCCGAAACCGCCTTTCAGCGAATCGGACTGGCGCGCAGCAGATGTTCAGTAGTGACTGTATCCGACGCGCACTGTCGTGCCACCGATCGCCTGATCAACGGAAAGGGCGCGCGTGCGCTCGGCGCATTATGGGGCGGCGGCGGAATAGTCCCTGTGAAACGTATCTACAATCCTGTCGACGATAGGTTGATGCCTGATGGGACGCCTGTAGATCCCGACAAGCTGATCTTCTTCAGCACTGCCAACAAAGGTTTGAATCAGGCACTTACCACCTTTTCGGCAATCCGCAAAGTGCTGCCGTCCCTGCAACTTTATGTCGCTGGTGAGTCACTCGAGTCGCTGGAACAGAACAAGCGCTATGACAGCGCTCTGCTAAGTCAACCCGGCGTCCATCTATTGGGTCGTCTGGCGCAACACGAAGTCTTTAAACATGTCCGGGAAGCCTTATGCGTGTTCTACCCGCAGAATGTGCACCCGGAAACGTTCGGCCTGGTCTTCGCAGAATCCAATGCCTTGGGAACACCGGTTCTCGCCCACGAATTTGGATCGGCACGCGAAATACTCGGTGGACCCGAGCAACTCGTCGATGCCGGCGATGTTCGATCCATCAGCGCCAAGTTGCAGCGTTGGCGAAACGGAAATCGACCGCTCGTATCGCTAAGCGCGGAGTTTCGGACCACAACCGTCGTCGGAAAATGGCGCGAATTTCTGGTGGCGGGTTTACCGGAACAGCGCAACTGAAACGCGGAGACCGGGCGAACAGATTCGGTTCCCGCGCAACACGCCGCCCACAGCTGACGGCAATTACTGGCGCAACAACTCCTCATAATAATCAATCGTTTTTACCAACCCCTCCCGCAGCGGAACAACGGGGTCCCAGCCCAACTTCGATCGCGCCAATTCGATATCAGGCTGGCGCTGTTTGGGATCGTCTGCGGGTAGGGGCAGGTTGACAATCTTGGAGCGCGAACCAATCAGCTCAATCACCGTTTCCGCCAATTCGCGTATCGTAAACTCACCTGGGTTGCCCAAATTGATGGGCCCCGTCACACCATCCTCACTCTCCATCAACGCAACCAGACCTTCTACCATGTCATCGATATAGCAGAAAGACCGCGTTTGCGAGCCATCCCCATAAATCGTAATGTTCTCGTCTCTGAGCGCCTGGACAATGAAGTTCGACACCACTCGACCATCGTTGGGGTGCATTCGCGGACCGTAGGTATTGAAGATACGGGCTACCTTTATATGCAGTCCATGCTGGCGGTTGTAATCGAAGAACAGCGTTTCGGCGCAGCGTTTTCCTTCATCGTAGCAGGCTCGCGAACCAATCGGATTGACACGTCCCCAGTAACTCTCCGTCTGAGGATGAATCTCGGGGTCACCATATACCTCACTGGTTGATGCCTGAAGGATCCTGATTCTCAGACGTTTTGCCAGGCCCAGCATATTGATCGCACCCATGACGCTGGTCTTCGTCGTCTGAACGGGGTCGTGCTGATAGTGGATGGGCGAAGCAGGGCAGGCTAGATTGTAGATCTCATCCACCTCGACGTAGAGCGGAAACGTAACATCGTGCCGTAAAACCTCGAATGCCGGATCTGTGATCAGTTGCTGGATATTTCCTCGTGTGCCAGTGAAGAAATTATCGACACAGAGCACCTCATGGCCTGCCTTCAACAGGCGCTCACAAAGATGTGAGCCAATGAATCCAGCCCCTCCCGTTACCATTACCCGTTTGTTGCCGTAGTTTCGCACTTTGTCACCCCTATCAACGCTCTTTCATCATACGCCGCAGAACGTATAATCTGCTGCTCGTGGACATGCCCAAAAAAATACTCGTCGTCCGCAACGACAAACTCGGCGACTTCATGCTGTCATGGCCTAGCCTCGCGCTTTTAAAGAAAGCACTGCCGCAGTGTAAACTTGAGGTCCTGGTACCTCACTACACCCGTCCCCTCGCTGAGCATTGCCAATGGATCGACGGCGTAATCGACGATCCGGGACCCGGAGCTGGCTTGCGTCAATTCCTGAGACTGATCAGCACCATGCGATCACGCCGCTACGACGCTGTGATTACGCTTTTCTCAACCGGGCGAATTGGTATCGCAACGTGGTTATCCGGGATTCCCTATCGGTTGGCACCGGCCACAAAATGGGCTCAAGCCTGCTACAACCACCGCCTTCTCCAGAGTCGCTCGAGATCATTAAAACCAGAATGGGAGTACAACCAGGATCTCGTCAAATTTTTTCTTGGAGAAATGGGTATCCCTTGTCCCACCTCTCCTGAACCACCCTATCTTGTGTTTCCAGAAAAAGAACGACTCGCTCTGCGCAAAGAACTCGACAACTTGCTTGAGACCGACAGGCGACACCAGTTCGTCTTCATCCACCCCGGAAGCGGCGGCTCTGCGACCAACCTGAGCCCGGCGCAGTATGCGCGACTCGCCCTGGCCCTGCAACCGACCAAACCCGTTGCTTTTGTCTTAACCGCAGGCCCGGGCGAGGCTGGCATAGCAGAACACCTCGGCGGAATATTGCGCTCAAACGGCCGCCTCTGCATCGTCCACAGATCGGAGCGGGGGTTGGTGGCCTTCGCACTGCTACTGAGCTGCGCGGACCTTTTCATTAGCGGCTCCACAGGCCCGCTTCATATAGCCGGCGCTCTGAACCTACCCACCGTCGGTTTTTATCCGCACAAGCGTTCTTCGACTTCGCTGCGCTGGCAAACCTTGAGCGCAGAGAAGAACCGTCTTGCCTTTTCACCTCCCACATCATTGAAAGCGACCGACATGGATGGTATTGATCTCGAAGCTGCCGCCTTGGAAATCAGTCGGCGATTTCTTTAGTTTCCGGGCCATGCCGTTTGGCAATCCACGCCTTGGTGTACTTCACGAAAGCGTGCACAAAAGAAAGTACGGCCACGACAAAGCCGGCGAATCCATCACGAAAACCTTGCTTGACGAAATAGACCTTAATGAAGGTCCAGACCGCGTGATTCACCGGAGTGAACACCGTTACCCGCCTGCCTCGCGCCAACAACTCCTGGGCGCCGATTTCAGTGAATCGATCAATGGTTTTAAGATGGTCGGAAATCGAGTCGAACGAATAGTGAAGGATGTCACCCTCGAGCCAGGCAACTTTGTCTGAGTCAACCTCTATTCGATCATGCGGATTAATGCCGCCCCAACGGGCCTTTCTTCTATCAAACAACCGGACCTTGGCATCCGGATACCAACAGTGATTGATCCAACGATAGATATAAAAAGTTTTGCGGGCCATCCGATAGGCATCGTATTCAGCCAATCGACCTCGTATCTGCTCTATCGATCGTGCAAGCTCACTGGATATCCGCTCATCACAGTCAAGCGCCAGTATCCAATCATGGGTTGCGTGGTCTACCGCGAAATTCTTCTGCTCGATATACCCAAGGAAAGGCTGGCTGATGACGCGATCCGTGTATCGTTTCGCAATCTCGACGGTACGATCCTGACTCAGAGAATCAACCACCACTATCTCATCCACCAAAGGCTGCAGACTGCGCAGGCAGTCCTCTATTTTCTTCTCTTCATTGAAAGAGATAACACAGGCACTTAGTTTCAGCATCATCTTTACCCTACGATAATTGCCCTTTTTGGTTCGTCGACTCTTGTCGTTTGTTAATCAGGAGTTTTTAGCCGGCGACCTGCTTCAATGCAATGGGCGTACAGGTTTCGACTCGCTAGCAGAGAAAAGGACTGCGAGAAAAACCATGAAAATAGAGACGAAGCTGCCCTGATAAAAAGGTGACGACTCCGTCAGTGATGCCAGCATGAATGTCACAATCAGTAAAACCCCGCCCACCCCTGCCGTTGATGGACGCGCCCTCCCAGCGATGAACCGCCCAAAGGGAAACAGCAAGAGTGCAACGAATACCAGCAACCCGAGGATTCCCTTTTCGGCGGCCATCGCCAGATAGGCGTTGTGTGGATGCCCATGTGATGCTGCGTCATGATGGACCAACTCCTTCTCGACGTATTCCTTAGCGACCTCGTTGTAGCGATGACGCCCAACACCAAAAACCGGATTATCAAGAAACATCCACCAAGCTGTCTTCCACATCTCGAATCGTTGGCCCAGGCTCGTCAACGGCCCCTCATGCTTCGCTGGTTCTTCTAACGTGAGATAGATGTCTACTTCACCAATTGCCGCATCAACACGCATCTTCAAGCGTTCGACAGATCCATAAAGCAGCATCGACGTCGCAGCCAGTATCAGTAAGAACACAAGCGTACATCGCGGGGGTAATCTGATAACAGCCCACACCATCAGAACCCCGGTCAATACAAGATACCCTCCACGCGAACCTGCAAACAGGGTAACCCCAGCGGATGCGAGCGCTGCCATGGCAAACACCCATCCCTCAATCGTGCCCCGTGCATCCCAGGCGCGTTCCAGGAGGAGCCCGGCATAAAGGGCATGGACAGTGCCGACCACGATCTGATTACCGTAGACACCGGCCACCACCGGACTCCCTAGCCAAATTCCCTCGTACAGCGCTTGTCCGAAGCCAACAAACGCCGCCACACCGCAACCTTTGATCAACCACTCATGCGCGTCTTCCATCTCCCTTACCAATAGATAGAGTGGAATAAAGAGGAGAAAACGCAGCTCGACCCCCAATCGACCGACGTATTCAGCCCAGGCGCCATTTACCGCGGCGGAGAGGATGAAACTGAGAAAATAGAGCAGCATTATTCCCAGCAAAGCCCGTTCCTGCGTCTCAACATACCGCAATCGCCACTCCCGCCGGGAACAACCCAGCAACACCGCCAGTAATACAAAAATAGTGCTCATCCAATGCCGGACAAGAAAACCGGCCATAGGAAACGTAAAGAGAAGCAGAAGCGTCAGATCGGCACGCAGATTTCTCTCCACGTGTGGCATAGACCGATTCAATGCGCTACGCCACAGGCAGCCAGCACTGTTTCGGGGCGCAGATCTTTGAGGCAGCGTGTGTGCCCCAGCGGACAAGCGCGTTGATAACAGGGACTGCAATCCAACGCCAAGGTCAGAACGGAGGCAGAGCTGCTTAGCGGCGGCGTATAGTCAGGGCTCGATGAACCAAAAATAGCCACCACGCGCGTGCCGACCGCTGCAGCTATGTGCATCAATCCCGAGTCGTTAGTGACGACCACCTCGCACAGGGAAAGCAGATCCACTGCATCGATCAACTCGGTACTTCCGCAAAGATTACGCACTCCCCCGAGCGATGCCGAGATCTCTTCTCCTAATGCGAATTCTTTCTTCGACCCCAGCACCCAACAGTGGAATCCGTTTTCTACCAAACGAGCCGCAAGTGCATGGAAATGATGCGCAGGCCACTGCTTAGCCGGTCCGTACTCTGCTCCAGGCAAAAGAGCTGCAATCGCCGTGTCGCTCTCGAGCCCCAGTTTTCCCAGAAGATGTCGCTGATTGGCCTGATCCACTTCGAGCCGAGGTTCAAAGACCTGGAGCGGCGACTGTGCGTCACGATCGCAACCGAGCGCCACATAGCGGTCAACCGTTCTCGACAGTTGTATCTTGTCCAGCCTACGGATGTCATTCAGCAGCCCGTAGCGCCATTCGCCGCGATAGCCGGTGCGGATCGGTATTCGTGCTGCCCAGGGTACGATGGCCGACTTGAGAGAGCGCGGTAGCACAATGGCCTGATCGAACGCCAGCGAACGTAAGCGCCGCCCCAACGCCAAGCGCTCCGACAATGCAAGATCACCGTGCGCGGCGGCCAACCGGTGCGCTTGGCGCACTTCCGGCATGCGCTGCAGAAGCGGTAGGGACCAACCAGGTGCAACAACATCGATCGGCTGCTCGGGGTTCTGATGTTTCAAGGCTTTGAACAAGCTTTGCGCCATCACCATATCACCGATCCAGGCGGGACCAACGATCAATGTTCCACCCGACTCCTTCACATGTGCACCACGCCTACAACAAGAAGCGTTGGATTTCTGGGCTAGTGGCTGGATGTAACGCCGCCTTCGAGGAGGTACCAGGTGCCGCAGTAGGGGCATTCCGCCCGCCCATCCGGGGCATCGGCAATCGGTAGAAACACGCGCGGGTGCGAATCCCAGAGGCTGGAACCCGGCAGGGGGCAGAGCAGCGGCAGATCCTTGGCGGTGACTTTGACTTCGGATTGCGCATTGGGGGTCTGATAGTCACGCTGGTGTGCAGCGGAATTGGAACCGGGCATCTTTGTCTCCTGGATTTCGGGCGATTACGCGACGACGGTAAGCCAGCCACGGGTGTCCTCGGCTCTACCCTGGACCACATCAAAATAGAGTCCCTGCAAACGCTCGGTAATGGGACCGCGTCGGCCATCACCGATAGAGCGATTGTCGACCTCGCGGATCGGTGTTACCTCCGCGGCGGTGCCGGTGAAGAACGCCTCGTCCGCCACATAAACCTCATCGCGTGTGATGCGCTTTTCGCGAATCCTGTAGCCCAACTCTTCTGCCAGCGTCGCGACCGTCTGGCGCGTGATACCGTCGAGTGCCGAAGTCAGTTCCGGTGTGTAGATCATCCCATCGCGAATGATGAACAGATTCTCGCCGCTGCCTTCCGCCACGTAGCCTTCGGTATCGAGGAGCAGCGCTTCGTCGTACCCGCACGAGAGCGCCTCGTTCAAGGCCAGCATGGAGTTGATGTAATTGCCGTTGGCTTTGGTCCGGCACATGGTGACGTTAACGTGATGCCGATTGAACGAGGAGGTGCGGATACGAATCCCTTTCTCCAGATTCTCGGCGCCGAGATAGGCCCCCCATGACCAGGCGGCTATCGACACATGCACTTTGAGATTGTCAGCACGCAAGCCCATGCCTTCGGATCCGTAGAAAACCACGGGACGAACATAGGCGCTATCGAGCCCGTTCTCCTTCACGGATGCAACGATCGCTCGGTTGATCGTTGCTTTATCAAACGGCATGGGCATAGCAAGAATATGTGCCGAACGAAATAGTCGATCGGTGTGCTCTTGGAGCCGGAATATCGCCGGTCCTTTATCAGTGTGGTAGGCGCGGATACCCTCGAAGACGCCCATTCCGTAGTGGAGGGTGTGCGTCAGCACATGCACCTTGGCCTCCCGCCACGGCACCATTTCGCCGTCCATCCAGATAACGCCGTCGCGATCGGCAAACGACATACTGTACTCTCCTCGGTGAAATCCGTTGCGACACGTCGATGCCGCATAAGGGGCCAGATTTTAGCTCACTTTCCGCCAGGGTTGATAGCCAGGCGCTTCACGCCGTTCCAATGATTGCGTTCCACAGGCGGGTCACTTCTGCACGCTCAGCACGATACTCTTCACTACTGACCCGCCCTTCCACCTCCTGCAATTTCAACTGATGAATTCGGGATCGGAACTTGCGATAGATGTCCATCAACGCGCCTGCATCCTGCTCCGACAGCAGCCCTTCACGCGCCAGCGCTTCCAGTTGTCTGATATTGTCGGTATAGAAGTAGACCGCGGGATAGCCTGGCGCCCAGTGCAAAACAAGGTATTGGACGAGGAATTCGATATCGGCGATACCGCCCGCATCCTGCTTCAGATCGAAGGTGTCCTCGGCACCGCTGCCCAACTGATCGCGCATCTTCTGTCGCATCTGACGCACGTCGAGGAGCAGTTTCTCAGGATCGCGCGGGAGAGAGAGCACTTCAGCCCTGATCGCGGTGAAACGCGCATCCAGAGCCGTATCGCCCGCCACCAGCCGTGCCCGCGTCAGCGCTTGGTGTTCCCATGTCCACGCCTCGTTGCGCTGGTAGTCGGCAAAGGCGTCGACATTGCTCGCCAACAGGCCCGAAGCACCACTCGGGCGCAGTCGGGTATCCGCCTCATAGAGCACTCCGGCCGCGGTTGCGGTGCTCAGAAGATGGATGATTCGCTGCGCCAGCCGTGCAAAAAAGACGCTGTTTTCCACGCTCCTGGCACCCTCGGTGTGCTGATCCGAACCCGCACTGTCGTGCAGAAAGACGATGTCCAGATCGGAGCCATAACCCAGCTCCAAACCGCCGAGTTTGCCGTAGGCCAGTATGGCAAAACACGCCTTGCGGCGCTCGCCTGCGACCGTATAGGCCGGCTCCCCATGACGCGCGCTGATCTGCTCCCACGCCAACCTCAGCACCTGAGTCAAAACGGTCTCCGCGATCCAGGTCAGATGGTCACTGACGATCATGAGGGGCATTACACCCGCGACATCCGCCGCGGCAACGCGCAGCTCATTGGCTTGTTTGAACAGCCGTAGCGCCTCCATCTGCTGTTCGAGATCCTCAGAAGGCACTGCCTGCAAGCGCTCCGCCAGTTCGCGATCCAGCTCCGTGCGCGTGGCCGGTTGATAGAGCGCGCGCGGATCGAGCAGCTCGTCCAGCAACAACGGGTGACGTGTCAGCAGCCGGGCGATCCACGGACTTGCCGCCGCGAGCTTTACCAGCTGCGAGAGCGCCATAGGGTGTTCGATAAGCAGGGAAAGATAGGAGGTCCGCCGGGCCACGGCCTCGATCAGCGCCAGAACCCGCGGCAGACAGACATCGGGTTGCTCGGTGTTTGCGACCGCCCCCAGCAGCAGTGGCATCAGGCGATCCAACCGCCCCCGTCCCCGTACTGACAAGGCGCGACAAGCATGCGATTGACGCAGGGCCTGTATCAGTCGCAGTGCTTCTCCGGGATTGGCATATCCCTCGTTGATCACATACCGCTCTGCCTCTTCCCCGGGCAGGCTGCCCAACCAGATGGGCAGCCAATGGTCATCGCTCGCTTCGGGCTCCTCCCCCTGAGGGGCGGCGAAGACCTGCTCGAAGTGCGCGGCGACGCGGCCGCGATGGCGGAGCAGATCGCGCTCGAAATCCCGCCAGTCGGCATACCCCATCGCCAATGTCAGAGTGAGACGCCCCTCGCGATCGTCTGGCAGG is part of the Pseudomonadota bacterium genome and harbors:
- the msbA gene encoding lipid A export permease/ATP-binding protein MsbA, whose protein sequence is MTTHSAPEDSASSAYLYRRLLSYVRPYWRMFAVAVIGMVLFALSEPAMPAWFRPVIDGSFINKDPATIVWTPIILVVIFLVRGIGTFISSVGLNWIAQRVVMDLRKEMFNKLLVLPARYYSDTATGRTVSKATYDVTQVAQASTEVLLVLVQDGLALIGLLAWMFYLNWQLTLIMLAVTPLLIPVLKYANRRMRQLNIALQGRMGDLTHVLEETIIGHKVVKLFGGENYEQQRHDIIANGLRQLNVKVVATSAFLVPTVQLAAVVALALIVYIASYQAAQNHFTAGEFVSYFVATGLLFRPLKRLTKVNENLQRGLAAAGSVFALIDEPPEPRNGTVEISHLRGEIRFQQLSFAYQDDAPVLRELDLVIEPGETIALVGASGSGKTTLMNLIPRFIHPTQGRLLIDGVDIEEFDVRNLRSHISLVSQEVVLFNDTVRANIAYGALNQASEEQILEAARAAHVLEFVERMPQGLDTLIGESGLKLSGGQRQRLAIARAILKDAPILLLDEATSALDSHSERHIQEAVERLRSGRTTLVIAHRLSTIEHADRIVMMEHGRIVETGSHSELLAKKGRYRELHRLQLSTVNSAAAETQETP
- a CDS encoding ADP-glyceromanno-heptose 6-epimerase, with the translated sequence MIVVTGGAGFIGSNIVKALNARGRDDILVVDDLEEGIKFHNLTDCAIWDYQDKEDFLARIVSGEGFAAPIEAIFHEGACSATTEWNGRYMMRNNFEYSKLLLHYCLEREASYLYASSAAVYGGSDTFREAPEYEAPLNVYGYSKLLFDQYVRRLLPEARSQIAGFRYFNVYGPRESHKGGMASVAFHFNNQVLAEGKARLFEGSDGYGNGEQRRDFVYVGDAVDVNLWFFDNPDKSGIYNVGTGRSQTFNDVARAVIDWHERGELEYISFPDHLKGRYQSFTEAELTRLRECGYQAPFRNVAEGAKIYLDWLNGRAAL
- a CDS encoding SIS domain-containing protein, which gives rise to MTRVNPTDFITAEIEASLDVKRQIAANPVSVTRIADIAQRCARALEGGGKVMLAGNGGSAADAQHIAAEWVGRFKRERRPLPAMALTTDTSLLTAVGNDYGFEEIFARQVLGLARPGDVFIGISTSGNSANVLKALDACREMGVSTVGLTGAGGGKMAARCDLLLDVPSTDTPRIQEAHIVIGHIVCALVDEFLFGEKAGEEKS
- a CDS encoding bifunctional D-glycero-beta-D-manno-heptose-7-phosphate kinase/D-glycero-beta-D-manno-heptose 1-phosphate adenylyltransferase HldE, with translation MKTNVPEFALSDVLIVGDMMLDRYWHGPTSRISPEAPVPVVQVRESEERPGGAGNVALNVAALGGRATVVGLVGGDEAGDRLGRLLGDMGVRCRLVVQDDKPTITKLRVISRHQQLIRVDFEDSFFGCDDSGVVDAFNVAVAATGAVIISDYGKGTLQHTQQLISTARAAGKPVLVDPKGSDFSHYRGATLITPNLAEFEAVVGVCTDQAEIVKKGLGLITQLGLDALLVTRGEQGMTLIKPDSEPLHLPTHAREVFDVTGAGDTVISVLAAALAAGQSLEQATALSNLAAGIVVAKLGTAAVSVPELQRALHQLDEVEQNIVSEGQLLELVGIARAHGERIVMTNGCFDILHAGHVAYLNQARRLGDRLIVAVNDDDSVRRLKGATRPVNHLQERMEVLAGLGSVDWVVPFTEDTPECLICAVMPDILVKGGDYRPEQIAGHDCVKANGGEVVVLAFRAGCSTTRIIETITKE
- a CDS encoding glycosyltransferase, producing the protein MRVLFYDALTSFAYDAELMAQRGIGGTESTVVRIAEGLSTAHEVVVAQRARILPVSPHPGLRYVPLEEPDPFCGPPPDWVIVLRKHKLVPKLRARFPLAAMVSWIHNWQRAETAFQRIGLARSRCSVVTVSDAHCRATDRLINGKGARALGALWGGGGIVPVKRIYNPVDDRLMPDGTPVDPDKLIFFSTANKGLNQALTTFSAIRKVLPSLQLYVAGESLESLEQNKRYDSALLSQPGVHLLGRLAQHEVFKHVREALCVFYPQNVHPETFGLVFAESNALGTPVLAHEFGSAREILGGPEQLVDAGDVRSISAKLQRWRNGNRPLVSLSAEFRTTTVVGKWREFLVAGLPEQRN